The genomic DNA GGGCCGGCCGCCACGGCGACGACAAGGCCAACCTGGACCTGCTCCTCGCCCAGCTCTCCGACATCGACGCACCGCACCGCACCGCCCACTTCGCGTGCGCCGCCGCCCTCGCCCTGCCCGACGGCACGGAACGGGTGGTCGAGGGCCGCCTCGACGGCACGCTGCGCCACGCGCCCGCGGGCGCCGGCGGCTTCGGGTACGACCCGATCCTGCAGCCGGAGGGGGAGACGCGGACGTGCGCCGAACTCAGCCCCGAGGAGAAGAACGCCATCAGCCACCGCGGCAAGGCGTTCCGCGCCCTGGTGCCGGCCGTCCGGGAGCTGCTGGGCTGACCCCACCGAAAAACCCCGCACCTTGGATTCCAGGGTGCGGGACCTTTCCGTCTTGTGCGCCCGGTCGGATTCGAACCGACAAACACGACCACCTAAAGATCGCCGCTCAGCCCTTGGCGTACGGGCGCCTGGCCGCGCTCTACTCTACTGGCCCGGATCCCCTGCCGGGAGGGAGATGCCGGCCACCTCCTCGCGGCCGGCCTCCGCGGCACCAGGTGCCGGTGACGGCGTGGCAGTTGGGACACAGCAGCCGCAGGTTCTCGCGCCGGTCGTCGCTCCAGTCGCCGTTGATGTGGTCGACCTCCAGTGTCATGGGTTTCCCTAGCCATTCGGGCCCGGTCCCGCATTCGGCACACGCCTCGGGCACACCGACCTCGCGGAGCGCGCGGCGCAGGAGGAGGGTCCTGGTCCGACGCTCACCGCCGTGCTTGACCAGGATCTCCTCGGCGCGTCTGACCGGTGTTGCGCCCGGCTTGCCGCGCTGGTGCGCCTGCCCCAGGAAATGCGCGGTCGAAAGGCCGTCCTCGGTCACCCACTGACGGAACTTCCTGCGCTGGGTGCCGCTGTCCGGTCGGCCCAGCCGGCGCAGCGCCTCGGCGAGGGAGACCGACTCGGCGACCGCCTCACGCAGTTCGCCGGGAGCCGGCCGGACCGAGCCCCCGCAGGGGGTGAGGTGCGAGATGTCGATGCCGAACCGTGCGAACCGTCCGACGAGGTACGTGCGGAGCTTGCCATACGGCCGTGTGCCGAGGAAGGCGATGACCTCGTCCAGGTTCGAGCACTGCTCGGCCGCCTGCACCAGGCGCTCACGGGTGTACTTCACGCCGCCGCTCACCCGGCTCCTCCCATGGTGCGCCCCTTGGCACGGCCCCGGTAGCCGTCCGTCGTCGCGTGGCAGTTGGGACAGAGATAACGCAGATTGTCGATCCGGTTGTCGCGCCAGTCGCCGTCGACGTGATCGACCTCCAAGGGCAGAGGGCTGCCCCGCCAGACCGGTCCCGTGCCGCACAGGACGCACCGCTCGGGTACCCCCAGTGCCGCCATGGCGGACTTGAGCCGGTCGCTCGGGACACGCCTGGCCCGATCGGCGGGCTGCCGGACGAGCACGTGCTCCGGCGCCCCGGAGCGCCGGGGCACTCCGCGGCGTTCCGGTGCCCGGAAGTGCGAGATGTCGATGCCGTACGCCCTGACGCGGCGGCTGATGTGGGTGTGATGCCCGCCGACGACCCCGAGACCGAGGTGGCGCAGGACGTCGCACATGTTCGTGGACGCCGCGACCGCGGACTGGAGGATCTCCCTGGTCCACTTCGTCTCCCGTTCGAAGTGCGAGGTGTCCACCCCCAGTCTCCTCATCCGCTCACGCAGGTAGCGCCGCGTCGGGCTCGACGGGTCCACACCGAGCCGCTCCAGCGCCTCCGACAGTGACCGCACCCCTTTGACAGCCTCTTCCAGGCGTTCCTTTGTGTACAGGCTGACCGGCATCCGTTCCTCCCCGCCCGGCCGTCTGTTCGCGGCCTCGTACGGAGTAACGAACCGGACGCCGGGTGGTCACCCCCGGTGCGCGGGACGGCCCGTACCGCCGGTGGGGCGGTGCGGGCCGTCGGGGCGCCGGGGAGCGGGGTCAGAGACCCAGGTCCTTGATGATCTTCGCGACGTGGCCGGTGGCCTTGACGTTGTACAGGGCGCGCTCGACCCTGCCCTCCTCGTCGACGACCACCGTCGAGCGGATGACGCCCGTCACCGTCTTGCCGTACAGCTTCTTCTCGCCGTACGCGCCGTACGCCTCCAGCACCTTCTTCTCCGGGTCGCCGACCAGGGTGACCTTCAGCCCCTCCTTCTCCCGGAACCTCGCGAGCTTCTCCGGCCGGTCCGGCGACACGCCGATCACGTCGTAGCCGGCGTCCGCGAGGAGCCGGAGGTTGTCCGTGAAGTCGCACGCCTGCTTGGTGCAGCCGGGCGTGAGCGCCGCCGGGTAGAAGTAGACGATGACCTTGCGGCCCCGGTGGTCCGCGAGCGAGACCTCGTCGCCGTCCGCGTCGGTCAGGGTGAAGTCGGGGGCGGTGTCGCCGGGCTGCAGTCGCTCGCTCATGGTTGTGGCTCTCCTCGACGGGGGTGCGGGCGGGTACCCGGTCGAGCCTAACGGGGGTCCGGGACGGCTCCCGGCCGGTCGAGCTGACAGACTGTCCGTGACGAGGAGACCGGAGATCACGACCACCAACGGAGGCAGCTCGGTGTCGGACGCCAGGACCCCCGCGCAGATCGAGGCGGACATCGTCCGCCGGCGCGAGCAGCTCGCCGTCACGCTCGACGAGATCGGCGTACGGATGCACCCGAAGACGATCGTCGGCGACGCGAAGGCGAAGGTGGTGTCGACGGTCGACGAGACGGCGGGCCGGGCCTTCGTCGCCGTCAACCGGATGCTGACCGATGCCAGGGCGCGCTTCGTGGACGGGACGGGGGCGCCGCGCCTGGAGCGGGTGGTGCCGGCGGCGCTCCTCGCCGTGGGTGTGATCGGGCTGGTCGTCGCGGTCTCCTCCCGCCGGCGGGCGCGCTGAGGGGACCTCGCGGCGGGGCGGGGCGCCCGGGCGGGTAGGTTCGTGGGGTGAGCGAGAACACCCACGACAAGTTGCCCATCCGGATGCTGCACGACCGGGTGCTGGTCCGGTCCGACGTCCCCGAGGGCGAGCGGCGCTCGGGAGGCGGCATCCTCATCCCGGCGACCGCCGCGGTGGGCCGCAGGCTGGCCTGGGCCGAGGTGGTCGCGGTCGGCCAGAACGTCCGCACGGTGGAGCCCGGCGACCGGGTCCTGTACGACCCGGAGGACCGCGCGGAGGTGGAGGTGCGCGGTGTGGCGTACGTGCTGATGCGCGAGCGGGACCTGCACGCGGTGGCCGCCGACCGCTTCGAGGGTTCGGTGGACTCCACGGGCCTCTACCTCTGACACCGCCGGCCGCCGCCGCGGCCGGCGGCACCCGACGAGACGCGCCGTACCGGGTCACGAGGCGAAGACGACGCAGATCGAGAACTCCGTCCCGAAGGGTGTTGTGGTGCCATGGCCTGGGTCCTGCTCGTCGTCGCCGGTCTGCTGGAGGTCGGCTGGTCGGTGGGGATGAAGTACACCGACGGCTTCACCCGTCTGTGGCCGACGGTCCTGACCTGCCTGGGCATCGTCGCCAGCATGGTCCTGCTGGCCCAGGCCGCCAGGACGCTGCCGATCGGTACGGCGTACGGCGTGTGGGTCGGCATCGGCGCGGCCGGTGCGGCGGTGTTCGGGATGCTCGTCCTCGGCGAGCCCGTCACCGCCGCGCGGATCTTCTTCGTCTGTCTGCTGCTGGTCGCCGTGGTGGGGCTCAAGGTCACGTCGGGCGGGTGAGGTCCCGCGGGTGCGTGCCGGGGCCCCGCCGGCGTGCGGCGGGGCCCCGGGGGCGCCGTGCGGTGGTGCCGTCCTGGGCCCCGGGGTGCCGTTCCGGGGCGCGGTGGCGCCGTGCCGTGGTGCGGCGCGGTGTCATCCCGTGGCGGGGAACCCGTCCGGGGTGGTCGCCCGGCCGGGGGGCGAGGGGTCCCGGGACGGTTGCGGGGGCCGGTCGTCCGTCACCTGGCCGGTGGTGTCCTCGGCGCCCACCTCCTCGGTGAGGTCCTCCGGGTGCCGGTCCTCCTCGACCTCCGCGCCCTCCGGGAGCTGCAGGTCGAAGTCGCGGGGCGGGGTGCCCTCCAGGGCCGTGCCCGTGTAGTGGGCCCACACCTCGGCGGGGGCGCCGCCGCCGTTGACGCGGGCCATGCCCATCGCGCCGTAGAGCGGTTTCTGCGCGCCGGTCCCCGGGTCCTGGCCCATCAGCGCGACCACGGTCGCCAGGTCCGGGGTGTACCCCGCGAACCAGGCGGCCTTGTCGTCCTCGGCGGTGCCGGTCTTCCCGGCGGCCGGGCGGCCCGCCGCCCGCGCCGCGGTGCCGGTGCCGCCTTCGACGACGCCGCGCAGGACGGCCGTCGTCGTGTCGGCGGCCTCGCGGCTCACGGCCTGGCGGGCGCCGGATCCGGCGGCCGGCAGCGGCAGGGGGCGGTCGCCGTCGGGGTCGATCCGTTCGACCTTCTCGACCAGGGTGTACAGGCCCCGCCTGCCGTGGTTGGCGAGCGTGGCGTACGCCTCCGCCATGTCCAGGACGCTCGCCGTGGCGGGGCCGAGGGCGATGGAGGGGGACGCGGTCAGGTCCGGGGTGTCGGCCGGCAGGCCGAGCGAGATCGCCGTCCGCTTCACCTTCTTCGGCCCGACGTCCACGGCGAGCTGTGCGTAGACGGCGTTCACCGACCGGTCGGTGGCGGTGTGGAGGGGGATGCCGCCGTAGGACATGTCGTCCTCGTTGGCGGGGGCGTAGGCCTTGCCGGTCCAGCCCTCGACGGGGCGCTTGTTGGTGCCGTCGTAGACGGTGTTCGGGGTGATCGGCTCGCCGTGCTGGGTGGTGGCGCCGTACGCGACGGCGGAGGCCAGGACGAACGGTTTGAAGGTGGAACCGACCTGGTAGTCGCGGCGGGTCGCGTTGTTGACGTACTGGCGGGTGTAGTCGACGCCGCCGTACAGGGCGACGACCCTGCCGGTGGCGGGTTCGATGGACGCGCCGCCGACCCGGACGTACCGGTCGGCGGGGTTCGCCTCCGGGTCGAGCCGGTCGAGCACCTGCTGCCGCACGGCCTCGTCGAAGGCGTCCATCCGGTCCTTGCGCAGGGTGGTCGTGATGCGGTAGCCGCCGGCCGCGAGCGCCTTCTCGGAGAGGATGCCGTGGCGGGCGAGGAAGGCGTTGACGGCCTGTACGGCGTAGCCGCGCTGGCCGGCCAGGCCGGCGGTGGGGTGGGAGGGGAGGACCTCGGGGAACCGCAGGACGGACCGCTGGGCCGCGGTCAGCCATCCCTCCTGGACCATGGCGTCCAGCACGTAGTTCCACCGGGCCAGGGCGCGGGCGCGGTTGGAGGGGCGTGCGCCCACGTCGTACGCGCTGGGGGCGTTGAGGAGCGAGGCCAGGTAGGCGCTCTCGGCGGTGTCGAGTTCCCGGACGTCCTTGCCGTAGTACGCCTGGGCGGCGGCTTGTGCGCCGTAGGCGTTGCGGCCGTAGTAGCTGGTGTTGAGGTAGCCCTCCAGGATCTCGTCCTTGGGCTTGGCGCGGTCCAGTTTGACCGCGATGAAGAACTCCTTCACCTTGCGGGTCACGGTGCGCTCCTGGCCCAGGTAGTAGTTCTTCACGTACTGCTGGGTGATCGTCGAACCGCCCTGGGTGCCCTTGCCGGTGACGGTGTTCCAGGAGGCGCGGAGCAGCGCCCCGGGGTCGACGCCCGGTTCGGTGTAGAAGTCGCGGTCCTCGGCTGCGAGGACGGCCTGCCGCAGGGGGCGGGGGACGCGGTCGAGGGGGACGCTCTCCCGGTTGACCCGGCCGGCCTGGGCGAGCGGGCTGCCGTCCGCGTACAGGTAGACGTTGGCCTGGGCGGTCGCGGCGGCGTTGGCGGGCGGGATCTCGATCAGGTGGTACCCGGCGAGGAAGCCGCCGCCGAGGAGGAGGGCGGTGAGGAGGAGGCCGCCGAGGACCGTCCGCCGGGTGGGGACGGCCCTGCGCCATCCGGTGCGCCGGGGCCGGGCTTGGGTCCGGGCCTGGGGGCGGGGGCGGTCGCGGCGGGGCGGGCGGGGGGCGGGCTGGACGCTGGGGTCACGGGGCTCCCAGCCCCGGGCTGGGGGCTGCGGCGGGGCGTCGCTCACTGGGTCTCCGGCACGGTTGCGGTCATGGGCGTGATCACTGTCCGAATTGTGATGTTTTATCACTCTTGCACATAGTGCACCGCGCCGAGCCCCGACCCGTGCATCCCGTTCCGGGTCGCCACCGCCGACGCGAAAAGCGGTCGCCCGTCCGGCACCCGACTGGCTAGGCTCGTCGGCTTCGAGGACCCGCCGAACCGGCGGGCGCGGCCGGAGGGGGGACGGTGGCATGGGGCTGTACTGGGCCGTCCTGACCGGCGGTTTCCGCCGCCACGCCACCTACCGGGTGGCCACCGCCGCCGGCGTGTTCACCAACACGGTCTTCGGCTTCGTCCTGGCGTTCACCTACACGGCCCTGTGGGACGAGCGCCCCCGCCTCGGCGGCTACGACGCGGCCGAGGCCCTGACGTACGTCTGGCTGGGCCAGTCCCTGCTCGCCGCCTGCTCCCTGATGGGCGGCGGCGCCGAGGAGGAGCTGATCCAGCGCATCAGGACCGGTGACGTCGCCGTCGACCTCCACCGGCCCGCCGACCTCCAGCTGTGGTGGTTCGCGGCCGACCTGGGGCGCGCCGCCTTCCAGCTGCTCGGCCGGGGGGTCGTCCCGATGGCGGTCGGCGCGCTCGTCTTCGACCTGGCGCTGCCCGAACACCCCCTCACCTGGCTCGCCTTCGCGGTGTCGGTGCTGCTCGGCGTCGCGGTGGGCTTCGCGCTCCGGTACCTGGTCGCGCTCTCCGTGTTCTGGCTGCTCGACGGGGCGGGGGTGGTGCAGGCGGCGTGGCTGTCGGGGGTGTTCTTCTCCGGGATGCTGCTGCCGCTGACCGTCTTCCCCGGCGTGCTCGGCGAGGTCGCCCGGACGCTGCCCTGGGCGTCGGTGCTCCAGGTCCCGGCCGACGTGTTCCTGGAGAAGCGGACCGGCTGGGCGCTGCCGGAGGCGTACGCCTTCCAGACGGGCTGGGCCCTGGTGCTGCTGGCCGCGGGCCGCGCGCTCCAGGCGGTCGCGACGCGGCGGGTGGTGATCCAGGGTGGCTGATGTCCCTCCGCCGGAGCGCCCCGGAGCCGCGGGGCCCGGCGCGCCCTCCCCGGCGGCGCCCGCACGCGCCGCCCCCGGGCCGTCGGCCGGCGGCCTCCCCGCCCCGCGCCCGCACGCGCCGCGCCCCGCCCGCCCGACGGGGAGGGCACCGCGCCACGGGGGCGGGCCGGGCCCCGCCGGGCGCGTGGCGGCGGTCGCGGACGGGCTGCGCGCGTACCGGCTGATCGCCGTCATGTGGATCCGCTCCACGATGGCGTACCGCCTCTCCTTCGCCATGACGCTGCTGACCAACCTGGTGGCGAACTTCTTCGACTTCGTGGTGATCCTGCTGATGTTCGGCCACGTGCGGGGCCTGGGCGGGTTCGCCTTCGGCGAGGTGGCGTTCCTGTACGGGACGACGAGCACCGCCTTCGGACTGGCCGACCTGGCGATGGGCCAGGTGGAGAAGGTCGGGCGGCGCGTGCGGGACGGCACGCTCGACACGTTCCTGGTGCGCCCGGCGCCCGTCCTGGCGCAGGTGGCCGCCGACCGGTTCGCGCTGCGGCGGCTCGGCCGGCTTGCGCAGGGGCTGCTGGTGCTGGTGTGGTCGCTGGCGGTGCTGGAGGGCGTCGAGTGGACGCCGCTGAAGGCGCTGACGGTGCCGCTGACGGTCGTGACGGGCGCCCTGATCTTCGGATCGCTGATGACGGCCGGGGCGGCGTTCCAGTTCTGGGCGCAGGACGCCGCGGAGGTCGCCAACTCCTTCACGTACGGCGGGAACACCCTCCTGCAGTACCCGCCGTCGATCTTCGCCGTCGAACTGGTGCGGGGTGCCGTCTACGTCGTGCCGCTGGCGTTCGTCAACTGGGTGCCCGCCTCGTACGTGCTGGGCCGGGAGGCGCCGGCCGGGCTGCCGCCGTGGGCGGCCTTCGCCTCCCCGGCGGTCGCCGCGGGGTGCGTCGTACTGGCGGGACTGGCGTGGCGCGCGGGGATCCGTTCGTACCGGAGCACGGGGAGCTGACACATGACCACCGGGGAAGCCGACTTCATCGACCTCGACGGCGTCGAGAAGGTCTTCGACGTGCGCCGCCGGGTGGGCCCGCTGCGCCGGGAGAGGCACCGGGTGCGGGCGGTGGACGGGCTGAGCTTCCGCGTGGCGCGCGGGGAGGTGGTCGGCTACATCGGCCCGAACGGCGCCGGGAAGTCCACCACCGTCAAGATGCTCACCGGCATCCTCACCCCGAGCGGCGGCCGGCTGCGCGTCGCCGGCATCGACCCCGCGCGGGAGCGGACCCGCCTGGCCCGCCGCATCGGCGTCGTCTTCGGGCAGCGGACGACGCTCTGGTGGGACCTGCCGCTGCGCGACTCCTACCGGCTGGTGCACCGCATGTACCGCATCCCCGACGCCCGCTTCCGAGAGAACCTCGACCGGTGCGTCGAACTCCTCGACCTGGCGGACCTGCTGGAGGTGCCCGTCCGCCAGCTCTCCCTCGGCCAGCGGATGCGCGGCGACCTCGCGGCGGCGCTGCTCCACGACCCCGACGTGCTCTACCTCGACGAGCCGACGATCGGCCTCGACGTCGTGTCGAAGGCGAAGGTCCGCGGCTTCCTGCGGGACCTCAACGCCGAGCGGGGCACGACGGTCCTGCTCACCACCCACGACCTCACGGACATCGAGCAGCTCTGCGGGCGCGTGATGGTCATCGACTACGGGCGGCTGGTGTACGACGGCACGCCGGCCGGGCTCCACGAGGCGGGCGCGGGCGAGCGGACGCTCGTCGTCGACCTGGAGCGGGAGGCGCCGCCCGTCGAGGTGGCCGGCGCCCGCGTGGTGCGGGTCGAGGGGGCCCGGCAGTGGCTGGCGTTCCCCGCGTCCGCGTCGGCGGCGCCGCTGGTCGCGGAGATCGCCGGGGCGTACCCGCTGGTCGACCTGTCCGTGCGGGAGCCGGACATCGAGGCGGTCATCGCGAAGATGTACGCCGAACGGCGGCCGGCGCGGACCACCCCAGGCGCGGGGTCCTGAAGGGACTCCCCGGCGGCCCCGCGGCACCCCGCCGCCGGGCCGCGCCGCCGGACCCCGCCGACCGCACGGTGCGGCCCGTCCGGCGGGCGCGGGCCGCGAGGGGCCTTCCCGGGGGCCGGGCACTCCGCCGCCGGGCCCGTGCGGTGGGCGCGGCGGCGGGGGCCGGGCGGGGACCGAAAGAGTGAGAAAGCCCGCACGCGCCGGGAAAAGCCGCCGCCCCGGAACTAGCGGCCCGCCCCGGGAGTACCTGGAATAGGACAAGCGGCGGTGCCGGCCCGCGAGCCGAAGGGGCGTGCGGGCGCCGTCGCGGGGCGGGCGCGGAGGTACGGGGCGTTCGGCGCCCGCCCCCGGCGGCGCCCGCTCACGGCGCCCGGAGGCGAGACGGGCCCCAGGGCCGGCGAGGGCGGAGCGAATGACGGGAACGGGCACGAGGTCGGCGCGGACAGCGGGCGCCGGCGGCTTCTCGTACACGGCGGAGGACGCGGAGAAGCACCGCGGGGTACGCCGCATGAAGGCGACGGCGACGGCGCTGCTGCTCCTGGTGGCGGTGGTCTACGCGCTCGCGACCTGGGCGGAGGCCTCCGGTGTGGCCGGCTGGCCCGGCTACGTGGCGGCGGCCGCCGAGGCGGGCATGGTGGGCGCGCTCGCGGACTGGTTCGCCGTCACGGCGCTGTTCCGCCGCCCGATGGGCCTGCCCATCCCGCACACGGCGATCATCCCGACGAAGAAGGACCAGCTGGGCGAGGCGCTGGGCAGGTTCGTCGGGGAGAACTTCCTCTCGGCGGACGTCGTACGGGCCCGGCTGCACGCCCTGGACGTCGCCGGCCGCCTCGGGACCTGGCTGTCCGAGCCCGCACACGCCGGCCGGGTCACGGCGGAGCTGTCCACGGCGCTGCGCGGCGCCCTGACCGTCCTGCGGGACGCCGACGTCCAGGCCGTCGTCGGCGAGGCGATCACCCGCCGTGCGGAGGCGGCGGAGATCGCGCCGGGCATCGGCAAGACCCTCGGC from Streptomyces sp. MRC013 includes the following:
- a CDS encoding ATP-binding cassette domain-containing protein; protein product: MTTGEADFIDLDGVEKVFDVRRRVGPLRRERHRVRAVDGLSFRVARGEVVGYIGPNGAGKSTTVKMLTGILTPSGGRLRVAGIDPARERTRLARRIGVVFGQRTTLWWDLPLRDSYRLVHRMYRIPDARFRENLDRCVELLDLADLLEVPVRQLSLGQRMRGDLAAALLHDPDVLYLDEPTIGLDVVSKAKVRGFLRDLNAERGTTVLLTTHDLTDIEQLCGRVMVIDYGRLVYDGTPAGLHEAGAGERTLVVDLEREAPPVEVAGARVVRVEGARQWLAFPASASAAPLVAEIAGAYPLVDLSVREPDIEAVIAKMYAERRPARTTPGAGS
- a CDS encoding multidrug efflux SMR transporter, with the protein product MAWVLLVVAGLLEVGWSVGMKYTDGFTRLWPTVLTCLGIVASMVLLAQAARTLPIGTAYGVWVGIGAAGAAVFGMLVLGEPVTAARIFFVCLLLVAVVGLKVTSGG
- a CDS encoding DUF3618 domain-containing protein — its product is MSDARTPAQIEADIVRRREQLAVTLDEIGVRMHPKTIVGDAKAKVVSTVDETAGRAFVAVNRMLTDARARFVDGTGAPRLERVVPAALLAVGVIGLVVAVSSRRRAR
- a CDS encoding HNH endonuclease signature motif containing protein, which gives rise to MSGGVKYTRERLVQAAEQCSNLDEVIAFLGTRPYGKLRTYLVGRFARFGIDISHLTPCGGSVRPAPGELREAVAESVSLAEALRRLGRPDSGTQRRKFRQWVTEDGLSTAHFLGQAHQRGKPGATPVRRAEEILVKHGGERRTRTLLLRRALREVGVPEACAECGTGPEWLGKPMTLEVDHINGDWSDDRRENLRLLCPNCHAVTGTWCRGGRPRGGGRHLPPGRGSGPVE
- the bcp gene encoding thioredoxin-dependent thiol peroxidase, with product MSERLQPGDTAPDFTLTDADGDEVSLADHRGRKVIVYFYPAALTPGCTKQACDFTDNLRLLADAGYDVIGVSPDRPEKLARFREKEGLKVTLVGDPEKKVLEAYGAYGEKKLYGKTVTGVIRSTVVVDEEGRVERALYNVKATGHVAKIIKDLGL
- a CDS encoding ABC-2 family transporter protein; amino-acid sequence: MGLYWAVLTGGFRRHATYRVATAAGVFTNTVFGFVLAFTYTALWDERPRLGGYDAAEALTYVWLGQSLLAACSLMGGGAEEELIQRIRTGDVAVDLHRPADLQLWWFAADLGRAAFQLLGRGVVPMAVGALVFDLALPEHPLTWLAFAVSVLLGVAVGFALRYLVALSVFWLLDGAGVVQAAWLSGVFFSGMLLPLTVFPGVLGEVARTLPWASVLQVPADVFLEKRTGWALPEAYAFQTGWALVLLAAGRALQAVATRRVVIQGG
- a CDS encoding transglycosylase domain-containing protein; its protein translation is MSDAPPQPPARGWEPRDPSVQPAPRPPRRDRPRPQARTQARPRRTGWRRAVPTRRTVLGGLLLTALLLGGGFLAGYHLIEIPPANAAATAQANVYLYADGSPLAQAGRVNRESVPLDRVPRPLRQAVLAAEDRDFYTEPGVDPGALLRASWNTVTGKGTQGGSTITQQYVKNYYLGQERTVTRKVKEFFIAVKLDRAKPKDEILEGYLNTSYYGRNAYGAQAAAQAYYGKDVRELDTAESAYLASLLNAPSAYDVGARPSNRARALARWNYVLDAMVQEGWLTAAQRSVLRFPEVLPSHPTAGLAGQRGYAVQAVNAFLARHGILSEKALAAGGYRITTTLRKDRMDAFDEAVRQQVLDRLDPEANPADRYVRVGGASIEPATGRVVALYGGVDYTRQYVNNATRRDYQVGSTFKPFVLASAVAYGATTQHGEPITPNTVYDGTNKRPVEGWTGKAYAPANEDDMSYGGIPLHTATDRSVNAVYAQLAVDVGPKKVKRTAISLGLPADTPDLTASPSIALGPATASVLDMAEAYATLANHGRRGLYTLVEKVERIDPDGDRPLPLPAAGSGARQAVSREAADTTTAVLRGVVEGGTGTAARAAGRPAAGKTGTAEDDKAAWFAGYTPDLATVVALMGQDPGTGAQKPLYGAMGMARVNGGGAPAEVWAHYTGTALEGTPPRDFDLQLPEGAEVEEDRHPEDLTEEVGAEDTTGQVTDDRPPQPSRDPSPPGRATTPDGFPATG
- a CDS encoding HNH endonuclease signature motif containing protein is translated as MPVSLYTKERLEEAVKGVRSLSEALERLGVDPSSPTRRYLRERMRRLGVDTSHFERETKWTREILQSAVAASTNMCDVLRHLGLGVVGGHHTHISRRVRAYGIDISHFRAPERRGVPRRSGAPEHVLVRQPADRARRVPSDRLKSAMAALGVPERCVLCGTGPVWRGSPLPLEVDHVDGDWRDNRIDNLRYLCPNCHATTDGYRGRAKGRTMGGAG
- a CDS encoding ABC transporter permease, with the translated sequence MAAVADGLRAYRLIAVMWIRSTMAYRLSFAMTLLTNLVANFFDFVVILLMFGHVRGLGGFAFGEVAFLYGTTSTAFGLADLAMGQVEKVGRRVRDGTLDTFLVRPAPVLAQVAADRFALRRLGRLAQGLLVLVWSLAVLEGVEWTPLKALTVPLTVVTGALIFGSLMTAGAAFQFWAQDAAEVANSFTYGGNTLLQYPPSIFAVELVRGAVYVVPLAFVNWVPASYVLGREAPAGLPPWAAFASPAVAAGCVVLAGLAWRAGIRSYRSTGS
- the rdgB gene encoding RdgB/HAM1 family non-canonical purine NTP pyrophosphatase; translation: MTRLILATRNAGKTTELRAILADAGLTHELVGADAYPDIPDVKETGVTFAENALLKARALARATGHPAVADDSGLCVDVLGGAPGIFSARWAGRHGDDKANLDLLLAQLSDIDAPHRTAHFACAAALALPDGTERVVEGRLDGTLRHAPAGAGGFGYDPILQPEGETRTCAELSPEEKNAISHRGKAFRALVPAVRELLG
- a CDS encoding co-chaperone GroES; this encodes MSENTHDKLPIRMLHDRVLVRSDVPEGERRSGGGILIPATAAVGRRLAWAEVVAVGQNVRTVEPGDRVLYDPEDRAEVEVRGVAYVLMRERDLHAVAADRFEGSVDSTGLYL